The following nucleotide sequence is from Achromobacter spanius.
CTACTGGCACTACTACGAAATCCCGAACGGTTTCTATATGGCGCCGGCCGACTACGAGACGCTTCACATCGTATGGCCGATGAACTGGTGCGACCGGACCATGTCGGCGGACGCCGCCGGCATCGTGGCAACGCTGTACGCCCTGTGCGAACTGTGCAGCCAATACCGCAGCGACGACCTGGCCGAGAAGTACCACGCCCTGCGCGACTTCGCCGGCGAGCACGCCGAGGCAAAAGCCATTCTTGCAGCGATCGATTGACGCCATCCCGGCCCGCTTCGGCGGGCCTTTCTTCTTCTGAGCGCCATCAGGCCATCGTGGCTCAGCCCCTGCTAAGCGACGCTGCAGGGCAACGGCTGCGCTTTGAAGTTGCACCGTTGCAAGCCATACGGGGTGGCGGGTCTGCATTCCGGGTCAGTGTGCCACGGCGTTCTCGCGTTCAAGTGCGGCGCGGCGCCGGCTGCGCCGGCGCCACTTGCGGCCGCTGGCCGTCTTCGACACAAGCGCTGCGCTGCGCCGTGCCTCTCAAGTTCCGGGCATTCCCGCCCTGGCAACCGGAGAGACCACATGGCCAAAACCTCAAATGCACAACAATGCCGTTTCCTGAACGGCGCCGACGCCCATCAGAAGGAAATCGTCAGCCTCATTCGGCAGGTCGCGCGTACGCGTGGGATCGACCGCGTTTGGAGCGATTGGGTGGAGATCTGCGCGATCGCATTGGCCCGCGCCGACTTCATGCGGCGCGAGGCGCGGGAGCAGCGCTACTTGCAGGTAATCGCTCAGTACGAGCGGGCCGAGCTGGCCCTGCTGGTGCAAGCGTTCTCGCACTTGGTCATGGCTTACGAGGTCCGGGTTCAGGCAGCAGACTTTGGCGACGTGCTGGGCAGCACGTTCATGATGCTGGACATGGGCAACGCCGGCGCCGGCCAATTCTTCACGCCCTATGAGGTGTCGCGCCTGATGGGCAACATGATGATGGGCAATGGCCAGGATTTGGTCGACAGGACGAGCGTGCGGGGGGTCGTGCGCGTACTGGAGCCAGCCTGCGGCGCCGGCGGCATGTTGATCGCGGCGGCGCACGCGATGCACGATGCGCAGCTGAACTATCAGCAGTGCATGCACGCGACTGCGATCGACATCGATCAGCGCTGCGTGCATATGACGTTCATCCAACTGGCGCTCTTGCACGTGCCGGCCGTGGTGATACATGGCAACGGCCTCACGGGCGAGTGCCGGGAGCAGTGGTTTA
It contains:
- a CDS encoding N-6 DNA methylase is translated as MAKTSNAQQCRFLNGADAHQKEIVSLIRQVARTRGIDRVWSDWVEICAIALARADFMRREAREQRYLQVIAQYERAELALLVQAFSHLVMAYEVRVQAADFGDVLGSTFMMLDMGNAGAGQFFTPYEVSRLMGNMMMGNGQDLVDRTSVRGVVRVLEPACGAGGMLIAAAHAMHDAQLNYQQCMHATAIDIDQRCVHMTFIQLALLHVPAVVIHGNGLTGECREQWFTPAHVLGGWGARLRRREAEEGARALPQAPAAPEEIHVDQVAADSPSAEIDAPPQAIPKAIRQAAAAGQMSLF
- a CDS encoding antirestriction protein — translated: MTQATLSVARLVPDGERMNFLPKAYGSRLMLRGEISVYNWLDRLSREYSGGYWHYYEIPNGFYMAPADYETLHIVWPMNWCDRTMSADAAGIVATLYALCELCSQYRSDDLAEKYHALRDFAGEHAEAKAILAAID